The Litoribacterium kuwaitense genome segment AGGCATAAGTTTATGGCTCCTCACTGACAAAAATAAAGTGATATCTACACATCCTGCCTCTTCTCATCATAAATTGTTCTGCACATAAAATCAATGTTTTGTACGTTGTTTACAAACAAAGTATTTACTTATCGACAGAGTTGACAAAATTCTTTACAATAACTGTGCAAACTGCCGAAAAAGGGGGATTTCTTGATGACAAAATCCATATCGACAAACGAGTATATTCGTGAATTACACCCATCGGATATCATTGAATATGAAAAAATGGATACTGCTTTAACAGATGATTACTTAAAAAATGCTTTTGTTCCTCTAACGAAAACACCATCCAACCAGCTGTTTGGCTTATGGAGCGACGAGCGGCTAGAAGCGATTGCTGGATATACACAATTTGCAGATTTTGCAATGATAGGTCGTTTAAGAACAGCTGTAAGTGCTCGTGGCAAGGGTTATGGTAAACAGATATTGGCACACGCTTTATCCGCAGCCCTTTCAGTTCCTGAAATCCGCTTGGTTGGCTCGTATACAGCTAAAGACAATGAACCTGCCAAAGCCGTTCTTCGCTCATTAGGCTTGTCGATTCGGGAAACAGTGTATACATGTAAAATCAAACAAATGCTAGTAAATGAAAATGCTACTGACAGTTGGACAAGGGTAAAGTCTCCGAGCAATTATGAGGCTTGGATTGCCTCTAGTCAAAATCCACCGTCCACAGTGACCATTGAGGCGTACTTTCCTTTTCCGGGTGAAAATAGTCAAGCATTTCAAGTGTTTTCTCAGCAGTCTGTTTGTTATATGCACCAGCAAACTGGCGCGCAAGCTTTATTTACTTTCGATGAAAAAGATAACGATTTTCTGCTCTTGAATGTGAGCGATGAAGGGCTCGTACAAGACCAGCAATTGTGGCGGTTAGGTTTATCGTTAGCAAAAAAACATAACCGTATACTTCGTTTTGACGCAACTGATTCAACAGTTCATAAGATACCTTCATACGTGCTTGATTATACAGTGGCAGAACCGTGGTTACTATTTGAAACACGTCTTGGCTAAAACAAAGAGCTATGCCTCCTAATAGAGACGGAGGCATCCTCCTCACTTTAATGTAAACCAAATAAATATAAGGTTGACATATTTATCACTTAACTATTATGATATTGACAGACAAAAAGGAGGTCCTTATGAAAACAACGCATTCAACTACATTCTCACTCACCCTCGTCGCCCTATTTGCCGCGTTAATGGCCATTGGAGCTAATATTACAGCATGGCTGCCATTTATGCGTGTTGGTGAAGTGCCAATTACGCTCCAAACTTTTTTTTCTGTCATGGCTGGTGTACTTCTCGGAAAAAATAGAGGTGCGCTCGCAATGCTCCTTTACTTAATGATCGGTTTATTTGGTCTTCCTGTGTTTGCAGGATTTCTCGGTGGTCCGGGCATTATTGTTCAACCGACATTCGGCTTTATCCTTTCTTTTGTATTAAGCTCTTGGTTAGCTGGTTATTGGGTTGAAAAACATCAAGCCACCCTTTACCATTACATAATTGCTACAGTGGGCGGCTGTCTAATTCAATACATTTTAGGGACTCATTTAATGTACCTTTCACTTTTAACCATCGCTGAGGCACCAGCCGGATTTTCATATGCCGTGACGTGGCTATGGATGCTTCCCCCCTTCCCTAAAGACATCATTCTTTCCGTAGCAGCCGCTTTTATCGCGATACGAGTGCATCAAGCAATACCAGCTTTATTAAATCGGCACTCTGAAGGTGTATAATAAAAAGAAGAGTGTAACCAATGGGGCGGCGCTCCAAACTTGGTTACACTCTTTTTTATGTCTAAGAATTTATCACTTCATGTCTTCCACATCTTTTTTTAGTCTTGTATTTCCGATTGTTTACATACAAGCTGAGCCAATGTCCTTGCCATAACCCCTGTAGCGCCTTTGGGGCCAAGCTCATGGGCGGAAGATGTCGTAGCTGTTCCTGCAATGTCTAAGTGCACCCATGGCTTATCACCGGCAAATTCTCCGACAAACAACCCACCCATGATCGGATGTGCCAGTCGACCTGGCGAGTTATTTAAGTCGGCAATCTCACTATTTCTAACCTGCTTTTTATATATGTCAGTCGAAGGAAGTAACCATACCGGCTCATCGTATTCCTCAGAAACCGCTTCAATTTTCTTATAAAATGACAGATCATTTGTCATTGCACCAGTCGTCACATCTCCTAACGCGACTGTGACACCGCCAGTTAATGTCGCCACATCGATCACTCGGGTTGCTCCGTTCGCAACACTATATGCGACAGCATCAGCTAAAGCCAATCGACCTTCTGCATCGGTATTTCTCACTTCGATCGTTTTCCCGTTCATTGCTGTGATGACATCATCCGGTTTAAAAGCTGAACCGCTAATCATATTATCCGTTGCTGGGATGACGCAGAGAATGTTTTCTTTCGGTTTTAACGAGCCAATAATATGCATCGCTCCTAGCACTGAAGCCGCTCCACCCATGTCTGCCTTCATGCCGATGAGACCGTCTTTAGATTTAATGGAATATCCACCTGTATCGAAAGTGATCCCCTTGCCTACGAGGGCGAGCGTCTCCTTAGAATCGGGATTACCTTCATAACGGAGGACGATTAACTTCGGTGGCTCTATGGATCCTTGGTTGACTGCAAGTAACGCACCCATGCCCCATTTTTCCATATCCTCTTTTTCATAAATATTCGCTTCGATCCCTTTGTCTCGAGCCATATCAGAGGCCATTTCTGCGAGCATCGTCGCCGTAAGCTCGTTTCCCGGAATATGTACGAGTGTTCTCGCAAAACAAGTTCCTTCGCCAAACGCTGTCCCACGCTCAAATGCTTCAATCGCTTTCTGCTCTGACAATGATGTTAGTAATGTCACACTATGAACAGGCTGATGTTCTTTACCAACGGAAGTGTACATCGGCTTTTGGTAAGATGCGAGCACGAGTGCTTCACCAAACGCCTCAACCACGTCCATTTCCGCTAACTGATCATTGCTATATGTATCAACAGCTAAAGCAACAGCATTTCTGTTCTCGCGCGTCCATTGCTTTACGAGACGTCCAAATATTTTTTTTAGTTCGTTTTTATTTACATCTTCTCGGTGCGGAGGCGTAAAATAGTGCGTAACAAATTCAGCTCCGCATGGCTGATGAAGCGGTTGAAGGTCACTAGTCTTCTCCCATCGCTTTAGAAAGTCAGCCGTAAAAAGTCCTTTCCATGGCTGATGATAAAGAGACATTGAGCTCGTATTTTCACCCTTTACAGTGCCTATTCCTAGAACATCAATCTCCCCAGCTGGCGTTCCCGCGCTTTTCACGTGTAAGTTCATCCAATCCTCTCCTTTCCTTCAAGTATAACGAAGGTTTAGAGAGATCGCAAAATCAACGTTTACAAGGCATTTACACGTGAAAATCATCAAGTTATGGTATACTACGTAATGAGAAATTGCACGTTGTGCCTGCCTGAAAGGATGAATACGTTGAATATCATTGATAACTTCCCTCTCTGGGCATCTCTTTTTTCGATATTGTTCGCCCAAGTAGTTAAAGTACCAATCGCTTTTATTGCTACTAAGAAAATTTCTCTAGGCTTGATAACAAGCACAGGCGGCATGCCCAGCTCCCACTCTGCCGCCGTGACAGCACTCGCTACGGGTGTTGCTTTAGTCGAAGGAATGGATTCTGCGATCTTTGCGGTTGCCTGCATTTTCGCAGTTATCACCATGTTCGACGCCACCGGCGTTCGACGCCACGCAGGAGAGCAAGCAACTGTGTTAAACAAATTAGTGACCGATTTTCACCACTTTGTTCAAGAAGCAAAGCAATGGCCTGAGAAAAAAGAACAGGAAAAAATGAAAGAGCTAAAAGAGCTCCTTGGCCACCAGCCTATCGAAGTGTTTTTTGGCGGCTTAACTGGCGTGTTATTAACCCTAGGTCTCTATTTTTTCAGCTAGGCATTCATCCATCTATCACTGATTGATCGTTACGAAGTACTTGTACAGCGTCATGTTCATTTAACGACTGAAACTCTTTTTCCGTTAAAGTTCCATCCCCTTCTTTAATGACGTAGACGTTTACTTCCTTTTTACCCCATTGGTCGTAAACGTGCTCTACGGTGTCATAATAGAGATCTAGTTTATTTCCTTTAATCGCGCTCCCTGTATCTGCAACAACCCCAAATCCGTATCCTGGGATATACAGGATGGTACCAATCGGAAATACAGAAGGGTCCGCTGCAACAGTTGAATAAACATCACGTCGTACTTGGACTCCAGAATACGTTACACCGTACGACGGATGATCCGGCGTTTTACCAGTAGATTCAACACCGGCTGTGTAGCCTGTCGCAAGGACTCTATGTGATGGATAGTCGTCGGCTAAGTCTTGCCATTGCTCAATGGCAACCGGCAGCGCTTCAATGACACTTGACTTTTGTCGAGCGTTCACGTCTACCTCCGGTTGTGTTTTTACATTAAGGCGCTCTTGTCTCTCCCCAGCAAAAGTCCCTACCATTTCTTCTCCTCTGGTTGATGCCCAATGAACAAGTGTTTTTGCCTCGACATTTGAAACTGTTGTATAGGTTGCAAAAAGGGCGGTTAATGTTAAAACCCCGAGGCTCACCCTTCGAATGACGTTTTGTGCTTTCAAGAAAGTCACTCCTTTCCTGCCTATTCCTTTCCAAAAGGATCAGAAAATATTCATAGCAGCTTTAAGAAGAAAGACTTTAATGAAAATTTTTAAAATAAAAATTTATTATCTACAAAAAAACCTTCCAAAAAGCAACGGAAGGTTTTTAAAACATTTGATATCCCATTTTACGTAATAAACGAATAACGATGCCGGCTACAATCGTACCAACAAAGCCTGTGCCTAATATGAGAATATCCGCAGATTGCAGTTGCAGGACATTCGTGTACACAGAAGCAAAGCTATTTGACGGCTGGGTAAAATAGTCTGTTAACGAAACGTTACCGACAATCCACATGACGATGAGCGGATAAATAAAGGCCATTACCCAAGTTTTTCGTAGCAGCATGTTTAATAAAAAGCCGATGCCAAAAAATAAAATTAAAAACAGCAGCATCGATATAATGACGACAGGAATGGACATACGCACTTTCACCTCTTCGTCAAAAGTGTACCGATTGGTTTGTCATCCGTCAATAAATTTGTCCAGATATTTGCCGGAGCCTACCATTAAATCTATCCTCAGTACACATACAAGAAAAACCCTTTGACTATCTGGACCTGTTTTCGATTAGACACGAAGACAGCTCCTTTTGTGTCACAGGGTTTTTTCTTATCAGGTTCCATTAAAACATTTTTAATTTCCCTTTTTTAAGCACCATTGGCACACCGCCAAGTAAGTACAAGTAACGATTATCGATGACTTTTTTCATCATTGACGCTGTTTTACCAAATAGCTTTTTATCACCCATAATTACACCAATGGCTTCGCCTTCGCCTAGAGAAGCTACTGTTCCTTTTAAATCTGGTGTAAAGGTTTCAAGCGCCTCTTCACCACGGATTAAGGATGCAAGATTTCTAGCGACCGTTTGCGCCTGTTGGATCGCAATTTGCGCCGTTGGCGGGTAAGGACGATTAATTTCTTCGTTAATGATAAGCGCACAGTCACCGACGATAAATACGTCATCACGATTTGGGTCGCGCATGTCTTTGCGTACTTTCACACGACCACGCATCGTTTCAAAACCTGATTCTTCAACGATGCCGCTTCCGCGTACACCAGCAGCCCATACAACCGTAGCAGCTTTAATTTCTTCGACTTTCTCATCTTTTTCAACGACGATTCCTTCAGGCGTACATTCTTTAATCATCGTGCCAATTTTAAACTCGACACCCTTGCTTTCAAGAAGATTCATCGCGTATTCGACAAGCTCAGGATCAAATCCAGGCAATGCCGTCGGTGCTGCCTCGACGCAGTAAATTCGTACCTTTTCGCGTGGGATGTCATATTCAGCACATAGCTGAGGGACTCGGTTTGCTAACTCACCAACGAATTCAATTCCTGTAAAGCCAGCGCCACCAACAACAAGCGTCAAGCGCTCATCTTTCTTTTCTGGCTCATTGTTATACGTAGCAAATTGATAATCAATATGCTCGCGAATCATACGCGCAGTATTAATATTGCTGATGGAGAAAGCATGCTCTTTCAAGCCTTTAATGCCAAATGTTTCTGACTCAAAGCCAAGACCTACGACGAGATAGTCATAAGATAACTCACCATTTTCTAAAATAACGCGCTTCTCGTCTGGCTTCACTTCAACGACAGTATCTTGTACAAATTTTGTTTTGCTTTTATTTATACAATCATTAATCGGGATACGTGTTTTATCATGGTGTAACGTCCCTGCTGCATTTTCATGGAGCCATGTTGATTGATAATGATAATTGTGCTTATTCACTAATACGACTTCGGCCTCGTCCATTTTTAACTCTTTTTCGAGGCGAACTGCTGTCATAATACCGCCATAACCAGCACCTAATATGACAATCTTCGGCTTATTCAACCCTATCACATCCACTTTCATCAAATTATTTTTATTGTGAGTTCTTTCACGAACGCACACATACGCTAGCTCTAAAGATGATAAACACTCTAGAAGGACATAATAATATCTACTGCTAATAGTATTCGTTTTTTTGTCAAATTTCAACCCTATTCATACGGAAAGCTCTTTTTTCTATCGCGCACCTTGTCAAACGCTTACAAAAGATGCGTTTATTCGATGAGCCATGTGTCGCTATAGCAGACACAAGACAGCGCATTTGTCCATTGCGGAGAAAAGCAAGCCTTTCGTCTTACTCAGCCATTATATTCGTACCTTTGTCTTCCTTCAATCTTCAGTTTCCTAAGTGCCTATGATGAAAGGGTGCAGAAAAAGCCCATCCAGGACTTTATCTACACCGTGTAAGGATTAACACTTTTCTGGTGTTCCTGCATTTACTGCTGTTTTAAACGATGAACCACAACCACATGTTGCTATGGCGTTTGGGTTATTAATTGTAAAACCGCCACCCATCATCGAAGCTTTGTAATCCACTTCGGTGCCTTCAAGAATCGGTGCGTCGGTTTTATTTAAAATCACTTTATGTCATGGAGTTCTAACTGCACATCATTGTCTTTGGCTTCCTCTTCAAAGCCCATTCCATAAGAGAGACCACTGCACCCGCCACCTTTAACGGAGATTCGTAAAAACAAATGGGGATTCCCTTCAGCTTCTTTCATTTCTTTAACTTGGAAGGCTGCTGCTTCACTAAGTTTAATCATCATAAAACCTCCTTCAATGAAAGTCGTTGTCACTAGTATATCACCGATTTTAAACAGGGTTCAAATCACACGTTTCTTTAAAATAATATATCCCGCGACAGACAACTCTCGCATCACCCGTCATGTGCACATCATGATCGGCACCCCAGCGAATAACAAGATCACCGCCTTCTAAGTGAATCAAAATATCTTCATCTCTCTCGCTCAAGCCATTCAATACAGCGGCGACACCAGCTGCACATGCACCTGTCCCACATGCCCTCGTTCGGCCGGAACCTCTCTCCCAAACAGCAAAATTGTATTCATGACGATTGATTTTTTCGATAAATTCAATATTGACACCGTCAGGAAACTGATCATCTCTTTCTATTTTTGGTCCAAGTGTTTCAATAGGGGCAGATGTGATGTCATCAACAAATATCACTGCGTGAGGATTACCCATTGATAAAACCGTTGCTGTCACGTCTGTTCCGCCA includes the following:
- a CDS encoding YuiB family protein encodes the protein MSIPVVIISMLLFLILFFGIGFLLNMLLRKTWVMAFIYPLIVMWIVGNVSLTDYFTQPSNSFASVYTNVLQLQSADILILGTGFVGTIVAGIVIRLLRKMGYQMF
- a CDS encoding GNAT family N-acetyltransferase, with protein sequence MTKSISTNEYIRELHPSDIIEYEKMDTALTDDYLKNAFVPLTKTPSNQLFGLWSDERLEAIAGYTQFADFAMIGRLRTAVSARGKGYGKQILAHALSAALSVPEIRLVGSYTAKDNEPAKAVLRSLGLSIRETVYTCKIKQMLVNENATDSWTRVKSPSNYEAWIASSQNPPSTVTIEAYFPFPGENSQAFQVFSQQSVCYMHQQTGAQALFTFDEKDNDFLLLNVSDEGLVQDQQLWRLGLSLAKKHNRILRFDATDSTVHKIPSYVLDYTVAEPWLLFETRLG
- a CDS encoding 3D domain-containing protein → MKAQNVIRRVSLGVLTLTALFATYTTVSNVEAKTLVHWASTRGEEMVGTFAGERQERLNVKTQPEVDVNARQKSSVIEALPVAIEQWQDLADDYPSHRVLATGYTAGVESTGKTPDHPSYGVTYSGVQVRRDVYSTVAADPSVFPIGTILYIPGYGFGVVADTGSAIKGNKLDLYYDTVEHVYDQWGKKEVNVYVIKEGDGTLTEKEFQSLNEHDAVQVLRNDQSVIDG
- a CDS encoding leucyl aminopeptidase codes for the protein MNLHVKSAGTPAGEIDVLGIGTVKGENTSSMSLYHQPWKGLFTADFLKRWEKTSDLQPLHQPCGAEFVTHYFTPPHREDVNKNELKKIFGRLVKQWTRENRNAVALAVDTYSNDQLAEMDVVEAFGEALVLASYQKPMYTSVGKEHQPVHSVTLLTSLSEQKAIEAFERGTAFGEGTCFARTLVHIPGNELTATMLAEMASDMARDKGIEANIYEKEDMEKWGMGALLAVNQGSIEPPKLIVLRYEGNPDSKETLALVGKGITFDTGGYSIKSKDGLIGMKADMGGAASVLGAMHIIGSLKPKENILCVIPATDNMISGSAFKPDDVITAMNGKTIEVRNTDAEGRLALADAVAYSVANGATRVIDVATLTGGVTVALGDVTTGAMTNDLSFYKKIEAVSEEYDEPVWLLPSTDIYKKQVRNSEIADLNNSPGRLAHPIMGGLFVGEFAGDKPWVHLDIAGTATTSSAHELGPKGATGVMARTLAQLVCKQSEIQD
- a CDS encoding divergent PAP2 family protein → MNTLNIIDNFPLWASLFSILFAQVVKVPIAFIATKKISLGLITSTGGMPSSHSAAVTALATGVALVEGMDSAIFAVACIFAVITMFDATGVRRHAGEQATVLNKLVTDFHHFVQEAKQWPEKKEQEKMKELKELLGHQPIEVFFGGLTGVLLTLGLYFFS
- a CDS encoding NAD(P)/FAD-dependent oxidoreductase, with the translated sequence MKVDVIGLNKPKIVILGAGYGGIMTAVRLEKELKMDEAEVVLVNKHNYHYQSTWLHENAAGTLHHDKTRIPINDCINKSKTKFVQDTVVEVKPDEKRVILENGELSYDYLVVGLGFESETFGIKGLKEHAFSISNINTARMIREHIDYQFATYNNEPEKKDERLTLVVGGAGFTGIEFVGELANRVPQLCAEYDIPREKVRIYCVEAAPTALPGFDPELVEYAMNLLESKGVEFKIGTMIKECTPEGIVVEKDEKVEEIKAATVVWAAGVRGSGIVEESGFETMRGRVKVRKDMRDPNRDDVFIVGDCALIINEEINRPYPPTAQIAIQQAQTVARNLASLIRGEEALETFTPDLKGTVASLGEGEAIGVIMGDKKLFGKTASMMKKVIDNRYLYLLGGVPMVLKKGKLKMF
- a CDS encoding biotin transporter BioY → MKTTHSTTFSLTLVALFAALMAIGANITAWLPFMRVGEVPITLQTFFSVMAGVLLGKNRGALAMLLYLMIGLFGLPVFAGFLGGPGIIVQPTFGFILSFVLSSWLAGYWVEKHQATLYHYIIATVGGCLIQYILGTHLMYLSLLTIAEAPAGFSYAVTWLWMLPPFPKDIILSVAAAFIAIRVHQAIPALLNRHSEGV